In Cicer arietinum cultivar CDC Frontier isolate Library 1 chromosome 7, Cicar.CDCFrontier_v2.0, whole genome shotgun sequence, the genomic window aaccaataagttcattttattttaataaaaaagttgtaGACCTGTTGAATAATCTGGGGAAATTCTGAAAAGAGAGTTTTTCGACCATGATCGTCAAATATTTTCTCTAGAGTTATATCTTGTAATGCAACTAGGGTAGTCTCCAGCATGTCGAGCCCTGCCTGATTTGAGAAAGTGAACACTGGCAATGCCTGCATCAACAAAAAGTTCAAAGAATATGCTTTCAAAGAAGGTTGAAGTATTTATAGTGGAAACTGATTTTTAACTTAAACAAAAATAGACAggtataaaataattaagagtattttattgatttattaacTCATGAAACTATGCATTGCATTATGGTTTGAACAAGAATAATAAGACTTGCAGCATTGACAGGTAAAGCTCCTTTCAATGTACCAAGTAATTATAGATCTATAATTGAGGCACATTATAATAAAATCTATTTAATTTACTACACatgaaattcatttttataacatcttttgtatattaaaaaatgtggGTATCAATGATTTTTCAATTCAATCCAGAGGCAATCCACGCCACCAAATTCTACTTAGGCCAGCAGAATGCAAATCCTTCCCACAAAGTTTATCAATTATCAGGCTATTCAAGCTTTATAGCTCATTTTGACAGctattgttaaatatatttttgcatTAGAGAAATTGAATTGCACTACAGACAGAGAAGATgcatgaaataaaatacatgtCCTATGAAATAGAAATCAATTTCAAGCATACCTTTAGAGTGCAGCATAATACAGCATCTGAGTGATGCCACAAGGACTTGAGTATAGATTCTTTTCCTTCGTTATTAGATTTAAGCAGCTCCACACCCAAGTAGCACCTACAAAACTAAAATAGTCAAAAACATTGCTTTGATCAAAATACCAGTTTCTGCTACTAAAAGAGGAGGCACTTGAGCAATAAATCTAACCATGTGATGTATTTAATAAAGAGGTGATAAATAACAATCACACTGCTTACTTAGAGTTGCTCTGTACTAAAACTTACAAGTCAGAAGGAACAAGTACATGCAAACCTATCATTGACTAGAGATGCAATCTCTTCATGGAATGAGATAGTATATTAAGTTTAGTTCTCATCCTTACAAAAATCTTGAAAAATAAGGGTATCAGTATATAATAAGAACATTATGCAGGATAAGCCCACCTGtatcacatcaaaacatatttcAACAACCTCGGCATGATACATACCTATAACTGTTGCAGATCCAATGAGCCAGGGTTTGTGCTTCAGGAGTACCTAATGGTGATCTCAGCCCACCATGTGGACTGAGATGAGAAGGAGAAAGTGCTAATGCTACCCTTTGGACTGATGATATAATACTGCGAACATATTGACGTGCCATGCATGCTACATTCTCTTGCATATGACTTTCAAATGCAAATTCAAATGCTATTGTCATCACAGATCTCACACAGCCAGAATTTCCAGCATTATCACTTGAAGCTCGGTTTCCAGTCGGGCCAATGTCAAGGGCAGATGCAAGGTCAAGAGTGCGATTAGGGCTGGAAGCCTCCTACAAAATATTGTAttgcaataaataaaaatattctggTGGAAAGGTGAATACAAACAAATGAATTGGTTTGGCAGTATATGAAGCTAACTTTTCCAGATTCAAGAGGAATGATGCGAAATCCAGAAGGTAGAAGTGGGGCATCATCAGCAAATGAGGCATCGATTGGAGCAAATATAAGTTCTGCACAGGTGCCAATAGCATTCTCATCCATTCCACTGCAGAGCTACCAAAACAACAtgaaatgaattataaaaaaatcacaaggTAATGTGTCCTAGAAACCATCACATTAAAACAGAAGGCTTCCTCATTCTAATAGAAGGAGTTTAAAAGATACTGAGTAAAACTAGCTAACTATCTATTGAAAGAGGTTTTGGGAGAGTTTGCATTTTCCCCTCTTATCATATACTCCCCTGGTcttaaatataagcaaaaaggTACATGTATTTGCTTATATTTAAGACCAGAGGGAGTATCATAGAAGAAACTGAGCCACATtcataatttcaattaataagtTCCTCTATGGACATTGTTGAGGTTTTGATTTCAGACAGGGAAAGCAAATAAATAACATCACATCAACAGGGCCAGGAGAAACAACCTAAATTCTCTTGCGCATTTCCAGTTTCCAAGTATTATAGTAATGTACATTGACTTGTTAAATCCTTAATTAGTTCAAAGCATATACACAGCACAATTACTGGGCCAAGAAATATGAACCGTGAGACCTCTATTAAATGCGATGCAAATAAGTGTTATGAGTAGCCCATCAAAATGACAAGGACGCCAGGTAAACATCTATAAAGGGTTAAGCATAGAGcaaataatgaagaaaaaaatagctTACTTGCAACAGAAACAATTCTCTGGGCAACATTGCGTCTTCAGGAGAATGTGAAACTCCGTCCAACTTAATGACTTCCAAAAACTAGCATGGTAAAGCTAAAAGTCAGTACATgcagaatttttttaaattattaatagttaTATTGCATTATTAGCACCAATATATCACCTCCTCATGCTCAATAGTGTGAGCTAGTGGGAGTATAACTTGACCCCCATAGTTTCCGATGCGAGATCCTGTTAAGCTACAAGGGCCAACTTTAATGGCAGCAGCTGTGTAAGCATCCATGTTAGTGTCTGCCCATTCTGATCTATGTTCCCGCAGGAACCTTAAGAGAATGGCTGGAGGCACATTCTGGACAAAAGAAATGGAACATGTCAATATAGAACTCAATATGAATATTGGATATGTGCAACTGAAACAATTTTgtttaacttaacaatttcaCTGGCCTGTGCTTTTCATGGGGGAACAGCAGGAGAGACGAAGGACAGAAATAATAACGATATAACAAATAGGCATGTTTACTACTTATTGATTAGAAAAGCTAATGACTGATCAAACAAATCCTTATATGTACCCTCTCTGAACCTTGTTTTTCCTAGGCATTTGAAAGTCTCTGTTAACGATCATTCAAATTATGATTAtgttccaatagaacacaagcTCAACAACTAGTGCAAAGAAAAGGACATACAACAAATGTATGTACTGGTTGtttacaatataataatatgaacCAGTGTAATTATTGTCTAAAAATTGTTTTCGGTAACAGATATAATTGATTGTTCAGAGTTTTATTTTATCGCTATAAGAAAATTCATTGAAATTGTAAAGCATCCTAACCTGTAATAGCATTGATGCCTTGGCACATAACACTGCATTACTGACAGAAGGAAATCCATTGCCAAAGGACAGATTCAGACCCATTAATTTTTCAGGTGATGAATTCACTAGAATAGTAACATCATCAACACCATCATTGCCCATCATTGTCCATCCTTCATCAGTAAACCCATTGAGTGCCTCATTGAAACCCCTGCCACGAAGATGTGAGATTCCAAATTTATTTGCAAAGAATAAGAACCAAAATCATGCCCGTGGTAGAATATACTAACCGGCTCAATCTCTGGCTAAGTGCTCGCAGAGCTGCTGGTCTTCTACCCCACCCAGTGACGTTGGACTGAGAAACTTCATGCGAAATCTGCCTTAGATGACGTAGGGCCTATATGAATAGAGAAAGACTTAATGATGCCATAGCCCTTCCAAACACACCAATCAATATTATTACTACTTTGCAGTCGATTACATCTTTTAGAATCTAGACTTATATAGGAAGAGAAGAAACACATATATGCCAATGTACTGTCAGTAAAAGAAGTACAAATACCATACCGCCATAGTTGTCTTCTGAGCCAGCATTGTTGATGATTCATATAGTGGACGCAGAACTTCTGGCACACTCCATGGCTAACAATAGTCCAAATATGCTTAAgttaattttaagttaaaaaatattatcattgcAACCAGGTTGAATAACTGTACCTCCAAATCCATATGATCAACAACGTGGATGATGGAACCACCTCCTTCACAAGGTCTTATCAGGTACCCACTAGGCAGCATGTCTGCTCTAACAAAATGCGGCACAGGAGGCATGCTTGGAccattttgagtatttttaagAGACCTCTCACAGATCTAAGACACACATTAATGATGATTTAGACACATATAAGGTGTAGGAGGactaaaaaatgtcaaaatataGTTGTAGGACTAGGCCACGGCGGTTAATATTAACTACAATATCTAATCAAATCAAAGTTTTAGGCTGATAAATTTTAGAGATACTTGCCACTAAGCTGCCGTCTTCTACAACAGAAGTGTAGCGTAACAACCAGAAGTCTCGAGCAGGTGCCAATGTGGTTGGTGCATATAGCTGATCGTCAAAGGCAACAACAAATAAGCATAAAGGTGATTGAGTGtaaatcattaatatatatacagTCTTCGtgcattaaaatttttaatttaccTGCATATAAAGCAGCTCAATGGTTCCACCATTTGCAGTGGGCAGCACATTGACAATATCAATAGCTCGGCAATCGCGAAACCACAAAGGACGGTCTTTGAGGATTTCTGCAACCTGGAAAGAGTATGTTTGACCATGTGATTCATAAGCTGGAATAAGATAATCAATACTATAAATAGTAAATCTGGACTACTTACCCTAGTGGGTTCTAGTCCCACTAGACCACAAGCTCTTGCTGCCACACCAGTGCAACCATGAGAAATAGCAACGATTCCAATGGAATCCGGACCAGGCTGTGCACATTAGCAAAATTAATGAAGAAACGtgactttaaaatatttattgaagcATTTATGCTAATGAAGATTATCAGAATATTGGATGATAAGTCAACCAATGAAATAGTTCTTGAGATACCTTCATTCCAGGCATTTGGACCCACTCAACAGCAGTTCCAGTAGCCTTTGAAAGAAATTCTGCTAAAGTTTCTTCTGCAATGGACAAAAGCCtgaaaaagtaaaaagaaaaaagaagccATGATTCCCTCAGCCATATATGTACAACCAAGTTATCACAAACCAGTGTCAGAAAGGCACAAAGAACCCATCAATCCCACTCACCCTGCAGGACTTGCATCCCTTGGGGGATGTTGACTAGACATGTTGTGCTGACCACTCGTCACAACTGATTCACAGCTCGTGTCTTTGGTTGCCTGCGCAGTCTGAAAAGGTAGTAAGAGTATAAAAACAATTAAGGCCTAATTTAGATAAACAACTAATTAAGCGCTTATAACATAAGCACTTACTATTTAGGTGCTTATACATAAGCTATATACATAAcgaaagataaaataaagtcaaactatttCACATAAacaagttgttttcataaattattctGAAGAGTTTAcgaaaataagttgaaaacagTTTGTGAACATGTTTAAGTTATTTCCATAAACTCTCTTATACAGCCTCAAAAGTGCGTACTTATGTTAATAGATAAGCTCAATGAGTCAATCCAAAAAGGCCATAGgcacacaaaaaatatttaaatttcacaaATACCCCTTAGAATGGTCCtcattaattgaaaaaataaaacacactaGCAAGAAtctccaacaaaaaaaaaacatacatttTGGGTGTTTTGACGAAAATAACCATTCTCGTACACCAGATGAGACACCTGCTTTTGCAACCTATCATTTTCCTCCATCAGCAGCTTGTTCATGGCAGTCAATTTCCTATTCACTCCTTGTAACCTGAAAGATTCTTTTCTCTGCTTCTCTCTACatctaaaattacaaaaaaaaaaaaaaaaaaaaaaaaaaacctcaacATAACGCCAAACAACTTACTCCCTGCAAGATGAAATATAAACACAAATGGTATCTGAAAAGCTGGTATACGTTAactttatcatttttgtttatatttcattgcAAAATGAgtactaattaataataaacataaacataattttaaaaaaatatcacttgcCAAACAAAGGAATGTAGTTACAACTAACTCAAAAAAACTCACAACACATAACCAAATGAATTAAAATAGCATTAATATTAATCTACCATCATTAAAATTTTCCtaattcgaaaaaaaaaatcctaaaagtTTGTATAAAGAAATGTTACCTTCTATTTTGGAACCAAACTTTGATTTGTCTAGGCTCAATATTGGAGAGAATTGGACACTCGCGTATGAGTTGTTGTCGTCGAATAGAACTTGGTTTAGGGCAGTCATGATAAAGCCTCTCAAGAGCTTCAACCTGCTCAGGTGTATAACGGACATACTTTCCATTATCCATTAAATGCTTATTACCATCCTTGCAGGACATTgccatacttttttttaatatccaATCCAAACACACCACAGACAAACGCGCTTTTTTTCTAATTCAACTTAActtccaccaccaccaccagtACTAAAAAGAAGACTCACTACGCATTTTGCATCTAGAAAAACgtgactaataaaaaaaaagtgagatcAGAGAAGTAAACTCGAAACCGTTAGATTTAGAATCTGAGAAACGACGCCGTTTAGCCGATCTTCATAAACTGGAAACGGAAATGGAATTCTGGCTGATCTGTTAAGCATCGTTGTCGTGATTTGAAAGAGgattaacaacaaaaaagagaTGGAAAGAGTAATTAAGAAAGGTAATTAAATATAGTTAGATAGAATTAAGGAAAGTGATGGAAATAAGAGAATATTCGGGAGGGTGAATTTGCTATGTGATTATTCATGATTCGTTTTGaaaggaaagaagaaagaaagaaagaggaaACCCTAGGTGAGTTGAAGAAATGGTTTTGAGGTGTTGTGAATTTTGTGTATGAGATTGGTCACTGTATTGTAGTGTATTGATTGGTTTGTTCAGTCTCTGTAGCTGTAGCCAAATCCAAACACAGATATTTTTTTcgtttttatgaaataaaaaaagaaaaagaaaaaatgaaagtgCGGAACACAACAACAACAGAGAATATTGGAAGGACTAAAATAACCTTTACTAGCGGCGCCGTTTCCCACATTTACTATTTAAATTGCCTGTATTATTCTCATCTTTGTCGTCTTGCCTGCGTATTTTAATCactttcttttcaaattaaataaattctaattttaaattacgtCAATATAGATTGTGAATTCAAAATTGAatgtgtgttttattttttaaaattaattttaattgaaagtgtgtaaaattatttgtgttaaaaatatgtttaaagataaaactttaaatataatttattattaaagtaaaagtattttaaaaataataatctacTTCAAAACAACCAAATGCAGTGAATATGTTTTAAATgaattgatttaattaaaagtgaattaattgtaaaataatttttatttgaatttattcatgtaaaaatgtgttgaagaaTTAAGATTATATCCTTGACATAGATTCTCTACTATTTAACCcaaattttttcataaatagaaaaaatcgacaacaataaaaaatgtaataaaatcaTTCGATTTTACTTTTCTCttcttatttaaattttaatttaaatatcataatattttcaaatacaaCATCTCTTTTACTTTGATGATTActttaaatgtaaattttatcataatcaaAATTACTTTGACAAATCTAATATCATTTGTTATTGTCCAATATATCATTTAGTTGAAATTAAAGACTAATCAtttgatataatataaaattcatttaaagaattcacatttttaaatatgtattgtttCATATACAAACAAGTAAGTATGTGTACGAAATTACtttatttatcaattgtattACACCATCTTGATAGTCTAAAGTCTTCTACTTTTTAGAAAGTGAATACCAAAAATGCATTGTCCCGTTGAGTTTGGTCTTTTAGTAATTGAAAGTTTTCTCCTCaaagttttcttttttaataatattaaagttAAACTTTATTAGAGGTAAGATTTATCAAATTAACACATTTTTGAACGAGTATCAATTTTTAGTGCTAAAAGAAATGAGAAGAACGTGTTGTTGGCTGTTCCAATTTTCTAAGTTAAGAGgtgtatttataataaaaaggaaaatagtAGCAAAGGGTCCTAATTGCATTTGTTAAGATACTAAAActgaaaatttaatattaaaaaataatatattaactccttaaaatttaaaattttgatttttttttatttcttaacaagtgcattaatattaaaaaaaattgtgaattattgttgtttttatgttattgatttgttattgaaaaaaaaaattagtaattttaaatatgatCCTGTTCTGTAAAAATTAAGCTTAATAGAAAAGTTTTTGTTTGAATAATGTAAGTAGAAAACTTAAGCATGATCCTAAGCACTActagtaattaattattatgatttgttagACAAGTAGTATTATAAAATATTCGGAGACAAGATTGTGATTTACGTGAAGTGGTAGAGAGGGTTGTATGTGTGAGGAATAGAAGGTAACTAAGGATGGAGGGAAAATAAAGAAAGAGCAAAAATATGGAATAAATGGGAGGGGCGTTGAAGGAAGATAATGCGCGGAACAGAGTCTTAAAATGCACAAAAGGCTTGCGTTTGCGTGCCTCGATCTAGGACACAATCATTATCCTTTTGCATgcgtctctctctctctatttttaAACAATTCTTACATCAACTCTTGTCAATAAATACTTGTAAAAGAAGACACTTActactatattttaaattgaaattaataaaatgataatatatatatatatatattaaagttttcattttaattataatttttttatttttattgatttatgaaaTCAATTtcgttattttaaaatttaactgtTTTGATTAtttgttctaatttttttattaaaaaatgacgatacagtatattttaaataaagtgaCACGTGATACAATCATATAAAATGAtcaacaattattaatttttataaattaattaatgacatatcaataattaatgtatctagatagttttatatcatgaaattgattaaaatatattaaattatcattttttaattcaaaaatttgataaagatACCAAaattaacgattttcaaaatagataaattaatttcatgaattgataaaaataaaaagatcaaaattataACCAGACAAAAAAAAGTGAGAACGGtgcataaattttataataaatacaagataattatattcaatttaataagtatttataataaaatataaattttaattatttaatgggTTTAAGTAATGTGTATATAACTTATGTATTTGTATTCTTTTGATCCAATATTTAGTgttaaatttagaatattttattatataatactATATGACATTTTAGATTACTAATGAAATAttcgttattattatttttctaaatactcTTATTATATTGTGGACTAATAATAAAAGAGTGATTTAGTATagatttaaaaaagaaactcaAGTTATCGATAATTagtttgatttaatatttgGGAAGCCGGTCATATGGAGATGGTCTACTTACTTATTTATAATGTGTGACTGAGCAATgttataatgataaaaaaaattgtacttgATTTGAAGATGGTGTATAATAAGGTGACTAGAGATATTGTGGAAAGTTCTAAAAAAAAGAGTTGAAATTGAACAAATAGGTTGGAATTgtctatatttaaaaataattatttttatctcagtgcaacaatatattttagatatcttgatattgagttttctttttaatttttttaattcaagaaTACGCAAACTATGATTATTTAGAGTATGTTTATGTTtacaaactcaaaatttttGTTTGTCAATACATATAATTAGAGAAACAAAACTTTGTCAATACATATAATTAGATAAACAAAACTATCTAAATGTAATTTTGAggataaaatgatgtttttgtAGTGTTTTTGGAGATATGAAGTACAGTGTGAAGTGTGAAGTGTGAAGATACAAAGTGAAAATATCTTGTGAAATGATTGTTCATAAGCCTGGCCAGCCACTTGCAACCCAAAAAAATATTGGACAGTCAACGACTTAGTTTCGTTATCGGACAGACAAAAGTGGGTTGAACGGGTTCATGGGTTTGTTGTTACAAATTTGTATGGTTTCTAATGGGCGGGTCCGGTTCATTATGTTTTAACTGCGGCCTGATCCAGATTAATAATATAGTTATAAGTATTACTATTCTCTAGTCTCAATATTCTCAAATCAGCCCACTCAATAGCCTCAATCCTCAATAGCCCATATTTTTCACTCACACCCATCACTACTCTCTAGTCTCTACTATCTCTTCACTCAAATTTGATATTAGTAACTCTAGACCTTCACCATCACTCAATCACTCACTCATGACTCAACTCAACATTCACCAAAAAACTCTAGCCACCATTATTTCTATTGCGCAACCACAAAGCCTCCACCCATCCTCCATCGTTTTTGTTTCAATCTAAATTGTAGTCGTCTTCATCTTTCTCGACGTCAGTACACTTTTATGTTTTCAATTGTCTTCGCAAACTCACATAAGTACTTTTCTCATCatttgatttgttgtttttaaCGATCTTGATTAGGGTTTTTACTTACTCAGAGCATAATaagttagggtttttattttttttttactacttgGGTTTGATTAAATaactttattttctttctctatgTTAAAATATTGAATCTACTAAGCGTAACATCATTTTTGTGTTGGAAGGTCGTCTTCACTATGAGTAAAAACgaaaaaattagtatttattGTACAATGGGTCTTTTATGGtttctgattttgttttgagttttatgatttttcTGACATTTTAAATCtgttgaagttttatttttgttatgggTTTGATTTTGAATCTGTTTTAGGTCTTTTAAGGTTTCTCTTTGGGTCTTTTACGATTTCTTTTAACTAATGGTTTGTTTTTAAGGTTTTATGTTCAGTTTATATgtacatattttaaaagatttaagtTAATATTGTAAATGATACATTTTTATGAgttattttgtttcatttatttaatgagatttgttagggtttattctatctttaagtttatcatttatattaattatttgtaaatatttttctaaccTGATTTTCCTGTCAAATGTTGTTTGACTAACTTTATGtgttctatattttaaaaatattatagttgaCCTCTAACTTTTAGTTTTTATGTTATGATTTGGAAAGATGAATCAAATAACTAGACCCCCTTAGCGGACAAAGAGGTATAGAGAAAGAGTACCGTAAGTGTAAGTTTAAGTTTGTTTCTTCAATTTCcgtttgttatttttatttatttatgtaacaTACGCTTctgaatttctatttttttgcttttgaattttctaatgtatgcaatttttgttgttgctaaatacatgttttttgtttcttcttaaTGCATCATactgtttttttagtttttattttt contains:
- the LOC101510535 gene encoding LOW QUALITY PROTEIN: homeobox-leucine zipper protein ATHB-15-like (The sequence of the model RefSeq protein was modified relative to this genomic sequence to represent the inferred CDS: inserted 1 base in 1 codon), with product MAMSCKDGNKHLMDNGKYVRYTPEQVEALERLYHDCPKPSSIRRQQLIRECPILSNIEPRQIKVWFQNRRCREKQRKESFRLQGVNRKLTAMNKLLMEENDRLQKQVSHLVYENGYFRQNTQNTAQATKDTSCESVVTSGQHNMSSQHPPRDASPAGLLSIAEETLAEFLSKATGTAVEWVQMPGMKPGPDSIGIVAISHGCTGVAARACGLVGLEPTRVAEILKDRPLWFRDCRAIDIVNVLPTANGGTIELLYMQLYAPTTLAPARDFWLLRYTSVVEDGSLVICERSLKNTQNGPSMPPVPHFVRADMLPSGYLIRPCEGGGSIIHVVDHMDLEPWSVPEVLRPLYESSTMLAQKTTMAALRHLRQISHEVSQSNVTGWGRRPAALRALSQRLSRGFNEALNGFTDEGWTMMGNDGVDDVTILVNSSPEKLMGLNLSFGNGFPSVSNAVLCAKASMLLQNVPPAILLRFLREHRSEWADTNMDAYTAAAIKVGPCSLTGSRIGNYGGQVILPLAHTIEHEEFLEVIKLDGVSHSPEDAMLPRELFLLQLCSGMDENAIGTCAELIFAPIDASFADDAPLLPSGFRIIPLESGKEASSPNRTLDLASALDIGPTGNRASSDNAGNSGCVRSVMTIAFEFAFESHMQENVACMARQYVRSIISSVQRVALALSPSHLSPHGGLRSPLGTPEAQTLAHWICNSYRCYLGVELLKSNNEGKESILKSLWHHSDAVLCCTLKALPVFTFSNQAGLDMLETTLVALQDITLEKIFDDHGRKTLFSEFPQIIQQGFACLQGGICLSSMGRPVSYERVVAWKVLNDEENAHCXLLYVYELVFCLTLCSEYRYQCVKNFR